One window from the genome of Rhodococcus sp. ABRD24 encodes:
- the gyrB gene encoding DNA topoisomerase (ATP-hydrolyzing) subunit B: MAAQKSDKSNTYGASSITVLEGLEAVRKRPGMYIGSTGERGLHHLIWEVVDNSVDEAMAGYASKVEVTMLEDGGIQVVDDGRGIPVAMHASGAPTVEVVMTQLHAGGKFDSDAYAVSGGLHGVGISVVNALSTKVEVDIKVDGYHWFQTYTYAKPGPLVQGEPTSETGTTIRFWSDPQIFETTVYNFETVARRLQEMAFLNKGLTITLTDERVTPDEVTDDVVSQTAEAPKTATEVEAEAAAPKPKVKSRVYHYPGGLEDYVRFINRTKQPIHNSVVGFTAKGTGHELEVAMQWNSGYSESVHTFANTINTHEGGTHEEGFRSALTLVVKKYAKDKKLVKEKDAELTGDDIREGLAAILSVKVAEPQFEGQTKTKLGNTEVKSFVQKACNEHLTHWFEANPADAKVIVNKAVSSAQARTAARKARELVRRKSATDIGGLPGKLADCRSNDPSKCEVYVVEGDSAGGSAKSGRDSMYQAILPLRGKIINVEKARIDRVLKNTEVQSIITAFGTGIHDEFDISKLRYHKIVLMADADVDGQHISTLLMTLLFRFMRPLIEQGHVYLAQPPLYKLKWQKGAPPEFAYSDRERDGLLEAGLAAGKKINKDDGIQRYKGLGEMNAKELWETTMDPSARVLRLVTLDDAAAADELFSVLMGEDVEARRSFITRNAKDVRFLDV; this comes from the coding sequence GTGGCTGCCCAGAAGTCAGACAAGAGCAACACATACGGCGCTTCCTCCATCACCGTTCTCGAAGGGCTGGAAGCCGTCCGCAAGCGTCCCGGCATGTACATCGGTTCCACCGGTGAACGCGGCCTGCACCACCTGATCTGGGAGGTCGTCGACAACTCGGTCGACGAGGCGATGGCCGGCTATGCGAGCAAGGTCGAGGTGACCATGCTCGAGGACGGTGGCATCCAGGTCGTCGACGACGGCCGCGGTATCCCCGTCGCGATGCACGCTTCCGGTGCCCCCACCGTCGAGGTCGTCATGACTCAGCTGCACGCGGGCGGCAAGTTCGACTCCGACGCGTACGCGGTGTCCGGCGGTCTCCACGGCGTCGGTATCTCGGTCGTGAATGCGCTCTCGACCAAGGTCGAAGTCGATATCAAGGTCGACGGCTACCACTGGTTCCAGACGTACACGTACGCCAAGCCGGGTCCGCTGGTGCAGGGCGAGCCTACGTCCGAGACCGGCACCACGATCCGCTTCTGGTCGGACCCGCAGATCTTCGAGACCACGGTCTACAACTTCGAGACGGTCGCTCGTCGCCTGCAGGAGATGGCGTTCCTCAACAAGGGACTGACCATCACCCTCACCGATGAGCGTGTTACCCCGGACGAGGTGACCGACGACGTCGTCAGCCAGACGGCGGAGGCGCCCAAGACTGCGACCGAGGTCGAGGCGGAGGCGGCTGCGCCGAAGCCCAAGGTCAAGTCTCGGGTCTACCACTACCCGGGCGGTCTCGAAGACTACGTGCGGTTCATCAACCGCACCAAGCAGCCGATCCACAACTCCGTCGTCGGGTTCACCGCGAAGGGAACCGGCCACGAGCTCGAGGTCGCGATGCAGTGGAACTCCGGCTACTCGGAGTCCGTGCACACCTTCGCGAACACGATCAACACCCATGAGGGTGGCACGCACGAGGAGGGCTTCCGATCGGCGCTCACCCTGGTGGTGAAGAAGTACGCCAAGGACAAGAAGCTCGTCAAGGAGAAGGACGCCGAGCTGACCGGTGACGACATCCGTGAGGGTCTCGCCGCGATCCTCTCCGTCAAGGTCGCCGAACCGCAGTTCGAGGGCCAGACCAAGACCAAGCTCGGCAACACCGAGGTCAAGTCGTTCGTGCAGAAGGCATGCAACGAGCACCTGACGCACTGGTTCGAGGCCAACCCCGCGGACGCGAAGGTGATTGTCAACAAGGCGGTTTCGTCGGCGCAGGCCCGGACTGCGGCCCGCAAGGCGCGTGAGCTTGTTCGCCGTAAGAGTGCCACCGACATCGGCGGCCTGCCCGGCAAGCTCGCGGACTGCCGCTCCAACGACCCCTCCAAGTGCGAGGTCTACGTCGTGGAGGGTGACTCCGCCGGTGGCTCGGCCAAGTCCGGCCGTGACTCGATGTACCAGGCGATCCTGCCGCTGCGTGGCAAGATCATCAACGTCGAGAAGGCCCGCATCGATCGCGTCCTCAAGAACACTGAGGTCCAGTCGATCATCACCGCTTTCGGCACCGGCATCCACGACGAGTTCGACATCTCCAAGCTGCGTTACCACAAGATCGTGCTGATGGCGGACGCCGACGTCGACGGCCAGCACATCTCGACGTTGCTGATGACGCTGCTCTTCCGGTTCATGCGTCCGTTGATCGAACAGGGACACGTCTACCTGGCCCAGCCGCCGCTGTACAAGCTCAAGTGGCAGAAGGGCGCCCCGCCGGAGTTCGCATACTCCGATCGCGAGCGTGATGGGCTACTCGAAGCGGGTCTGGCGGCCGGCAAGAAGATCAACAAGGACGACGGCATCCAGCGCTACAAGGGTCTCGGCGAGATGAACGCCAAGGAATTGTGGGAGACCACGATGGATCCGAGCGCGCGGGTGCTGCGTCTGGTGACGCTCGACGACGCCGCCGCTGCGGACGAGCTGTTCAGTGTGCTCATGGGTGAGGACGTCGAGGCGCGTCGCAGCTTCATCACCCGCAACGCCAAGGATGTCCGCTTCCTCGACGTGTAA
- a CDS encoding alpha/beta fold hydrolase, with product MSGIHSGETQPRLRLVTRGNVQLAVFEQGNPDGETLVLVHGWPDTHELWRSVTAHLEDRFRIVSYDTRGAGASTSPTAVSAYRLEELARDLTSVIDAVSPDAPVHVLAHDWGAVEAWEAVCEPGAEMRIASYTSISGPNLDHLGGWMRRSLAQGRVAGPLSQAAASAYTLLFQIPVLGTLPFRLGLWRIWPTFLRLFDRLDPALVRPAPSLRSDMVTGLKRYRANIRPRLFHPRERRTAVPVQLILNRQDRAVRPVSYEDIGQWVSDLRRRELPAGHWSPISHGRDVARLTAEFVDDLRGGAAADSAEVGPV from the coding sequence ATGAGCGGGATCCACTCCGGCGAGACGCAGCCCCGGCTTCGCCTCGTGACCCGCGGCAACGTCCAGCTCGCGGTGTTCGAGCAGGGCAACCCGGACGGGGAGACTTTGGTACTGGTGCACGGCTGGCCCGACACCCACGAGTTGTGGCGGTCCGTGACTGCCCATCTCGAGGACCGGTTCCGGATCGTCAGTTACGACACCCGCGGTGCCGGTGCGAGTACCTCACCGACGGCAGTATCCGCGTACCGACTCGAGGAACTGGCCCGCGACCTGACCTCGGTGATCGACGCCGTCAGCCCTGATGCGCCTGTGCACGTGCTCGCGCACGACTGGGGTGCGGTCGAGGCGTGGGAGGCGGTGTGTGAGCCGGGTGCGGAGATGCGGATCGCGTCGTACACGTCCATCTCGGGGCCGAACCTCGATCACCTGGGTGGGTGGATGCGGCGTTCGCTCGCACAGGGCCGAGTGGCGGGGCCGTTATCGCAGGCCGCGGCGTCGGCGTACACCCTCCTGTTCCAGATCCCGGTGCTCGGCACTCTGCCGTTCCGGCTGGGCCTGTGGCGGATCTGGCCGACGTTCCTGCGGTTGTTCGACCGCTTGGACCCTGCGCTGGTCCGGCCGGCGCCGTCGCTGCGGTCGGACATGGTGACCGGCCTCAAGCGCTACCGGGCCAACATCCGGCCGCGACTGTTCCACCCGCGCGAGCGCCGCACCGCTGTTCCGGTGCAGTTGATCCTCAACCGGCAGGACCGGGCGGTTCGTCCGGTCAGCTATGAGGACATCGGGCAGTGGGTCTCGGACCTGCGTCGAAGGGAGCTGCCAGCCGGACACTGGTCGCCGATCTCGCACGGCCGCGACGTGGCCAGACTGACGGCTGAGTTCGTTGATGATCTTCGTGGGGGTGCTGCGGCGGACAGCGCTGAGGTCGGTCCGGTCTAG
- the gyrA gene encoding DNA gyrase subunit A has protein sequence MTDTTLPPEEPSHDRIEPVDIQQEMQSSYIDYAMSVIVGRALPDVRDGLKPVHRRVLYAMYDNGYRPDRGYVKSARPVAETMGNYHPHGDSSIYDTLVRMAQPWSLRYPLVDGQGNFGSRGNDGAAAMRYTECRLTPLAMEMVREIDHETVDFAPNYDGKTQEPTVLPSRIPNLLINGSGGIAVGMATNIPPHNLREVAEAIYWALDNHEADEETTLDAVMERVKGPDFPTYGLIVGGQGIQDAYRTGRGSVRMRGVVEIEESDKGATQIVITELPYQVNPDNLITSIAEQVRDGKIAGISKIEDQSSDRVGMRIVVVVKRDAVAKVVLNNLYKHSQLQTSFGCNMLSIVDGVPRTLRLDQMIRLYTTHQLEVIVRRTRYLLRKAEERAHILRGLVKALDALDEVIRLIRASQTVDIARAGLMELLDVDEIQADAILAMQLRRLAALERQKIIDELAEIELEIADYQDILAKPERQRAIVRDELAEIVDKYGDDRRTRIIAADGDVTDEDLIAREDVVVTITETGYAKRTRTDLYRSQKRGGKGVQGAGLKQDDLVKHFFVSSTHDWILFFTTKGRVYRAKAYELPEASRTARGQHVANLLAFQPDERIAQIIQIKTYEDAPYLVLATRNGLVKKSKLTDFDSNRSGGIVAVNLRGEDELVGVVLCSSDDDLLLVSAKGQSIRFAATDEALRPMGRATSGVQGMRFNQDDELLSLNVVRDDTYLLVATSGGYAKRTPIEDYVAQGRGGKGVLTIQYDPKRGTLVGAVIVDDDDELYAITSGGGVIRTAAKQVRKAGRQTKGVRLMNLGEGDTLLAIARNADEPEEGATGSDDGAKES, from the coding sequence ATGACCGACACGACGTTGCCCCCGGAGGAACCGTCGCACGATCGGATCGAACCGGTCGACATTCAGCAGGAGATGCAGTCCAGCTACATCGATTACGCGATGAGCGTGATCGTGGGCCGTGCGCTGCCCGACGTGCGCGACGGACTCAAGCCCGTGCATCGCCGTGTGCTGTATGCGATGTACGACAACGGCTATCGCCCGGACCGCGGCTATGTGAAGTCCGCCCGCCCGGTCGCCGAGACGATGGGTAACTATCACCCTCACGGCGACAGCTCGATCTACGACACCTTGGTGCGCATGGCGCAGCCGTGGTCGCTGCGCTACCCGCTGGTCGACGGCCAGGGCAACTTCGGATCTCGCGGCAACGACGGCGCGGCCGCCATGCGATACACCGAGTGCCGCCTCACCCCGCTCGCCATGGAAATGGTGCGCGAAATCGACCACGAAACAGTCGATTTCGCGCCGAACTACGACGGCAAGACGCAGGAGCCGACGGTTCTCCCGAGCCGCATCCCGAACCTGCTGATCAACGGTTCCGGCGGCATCGCGGTCGGTATGGCCACCAATATTCCGCCGCACAACCTGCGCGAGGTAGCCGAGGCCATCTACTGGGCGCTCGACAACCACGAGGCCGACGAAGAAACCACCCTCGACGCGGTCATGGAGCGGGTCAAGGGACCCGACTTCCCGACCTACGGGTTGATCGTCGGCGGCCAGGGTATCCAGGACGCCTACCGCACCGGCCGTGGATCGGTCCGGATGCGCGGCGTGGTGGAGATCGAGGAGTCCGACAAGGGCGCCACTCAAATCGTCATCACTGAGCTGCCGTACCAGGTCAACCCGGACAACCTGATCACCTCGATCGCCGAACAGGTGCGCGACGGCAAGATCGCCGGTATCTCCAAGATCGAGGATCAGTCCTCGGACCGTGTCGGTATGCGCATCGTCGTCGTCGTCAAGCGGGACGCTGTCGCGAAGGTGGTACTCAACAACCTTTACAAGCATTCGCAGCTGCAGACCAGCTTCGGTTGCAACATGCTGTCCATCGTCGACGGGGTGCCCCGCACCCTGCGCCTGGACCAGATGATCCGGCTGTACACCACCCACCAGCTCGAAGTCATCGTCCGCCGCACGCGTTACCTGCTACGCAAGGCCGAGGAGCGGGCCCATATCCTGCGCGGCCTGGTCAAGGCGCTCGACGCGCTCGACGAAGTCATCCGACTCATTCGCGCGTCGCAGACTGTCGACATCGCGCGTGCGGGTCTGATGGAACTTCTCGACGTCGACGAGATCCAGGCCGACGCGATTCTCGCGATGCAGTTGCGTCGTCTCGCGGCCCTCGAGCGGCAGAAGATCATCGACGAGTTGGCCGAGATCGAACTCGAGATCGCCGATTACCAGGACATTCTGGCCAAGCCGGAGCGTCAGCGCGCGATCGTCCGTGACGAGCTCGCCGAGATTGTCGACAAGTACGGCGACGATCGCCGCACCCGGATCATCGCAGCGGACGGTGACGTCACCGATGAGGACCTCATCGCCCGCGAGGACGTGGTCGTCACGATCACCGAGACGGGCTACGCCAAGCGCACCCGGACAGACCTGTACCGCTCCCAGAAGCGTGGCGGCAAGGGCGTACAGGGTGCCGGGCTCAAGCAGGATGATCTGGTCAAGCACTTCTTCGTCAGCTCCACCCACGACTGGATCTTGTTCTTCACTACGAAGGGCCGGGTATACCGCGCCAAGGCGTACGAGCTGCCCGAGGCGAGCCGTACCGCCCGAGGTCAGCATGTCGCGAACCTGCTGGCGTTCCAGCCGGACGAGCGGATCGCACAGATCATCCAGATCAAGACCTACGAGGACGCCCCGTATCTGGTGCTGGCGACCCGCAACGGCCTGGTCAAGAAGTCCAAGCTCACCGACTTCGACTCCAACCGCAGCGGCGGCATCGTCGCGGTGAACCTGCGCGGTGAGGACGAACTGGTCGGCGTGGTGCTGTGTTCGTCCGACGATGACTTGCTGCTGGTGTCGGCGAAGGGTCAGTCGATCCGATTTGCCGCCACCGACGAGGCGCTGCGCCCGATGGGCCGAGCCACCTCCGGTGTGCAGGGCATGCGGTTCAACCAGGACGACGAGCTGCTTTCGCTCAACGTCGTCCGTGACGACACGTACCTGCTGGTCGCGACGTCCGGCGGCTATGCCAAGCGCACGCCCATCGAGGATTACGTGGCACAGGGTCGCGGCGGAAAGGGTGTTCTCACCATCCAGTACGACCCGAAACGTGGCACCCTGGTTGGTGCGGTCATCGTCGACGACGACGACGAGCTGTACGCGATCACCTCGGGCGGCGGTGTCATCCGTACCGCCGCCAAGCAGGTGCGTAAGGCAGGCCGTCAGACCAAGGGCGTGCGGTTGATGAACCTCGGGGAGGGCGACACCCTGCTCGCAATCGCGCGCAACGCCGATGAGCCCGAAGAAGGCGCTACGGGCTCGGACGATGGAGCGAAGGAGTCCTAG